In Temnothorax longispinosus isolate EJ_2023e unplaced genomic scaffold, Tlon_JGU_v1 HiC_scaffold_618, whole genome shotgun sequence, the following are encoded in one genomic region:
- the LOC139824866 gene encoding KIF-binding protein-like — translation MLAFLRQIMEERQAQILELEAVPAKPTTSINIGKKFLDILQLSFEVKYMDGDIKLPKKRNKIKALEERMNVLYHNVVDVLTDQKFDDIVALSTAHYNIGLEYVTSTDTDDLNTAVERFSRCMVLLKEKMFDHKAILTSIGALNELHSLCEKLEKKKDNEFLNTALSLYYTHTKKNDYPDPIHIASLIGIKEKESNPRIILNTLHHTTLQKLGSQYLKKSKDKHAFVIYMHLILNTRLTDMVSNKGKFDEKCLDMALTLFDMSRYFLANDRFAEAKSHIAIGDYVIHRFVEDIKSEEKEALLDLNKSHNYALAVSAKSWGFYGVSLLRFWMEKFSRNKGNKSSEIQDRMSKLKIKSQDSNLIFSALKKKLEHLTIEITETCILNLADAKSVFVNTLRKLQAAKEYFTIDTNIENYAKLTLKISDAYKYLAGFKEQRDEQIKLHKRRIECLEDVRKKFRTAFEDDRKLQIYKRICYEVVTSCSTVMDLMVEETYYDESFEELSMKGDQYVKIIAENINFYLNTV, via the exons ATGTTAGCGTTCCTTAGACAAATAATGGAAGAAAGACAGGCTCAAATTCTTGAACTCg AAGCGGTACCGGCCAAACCCACTACAAGTATAAATATTGGTAAGAAATTTTTGGACATTCTACAATTGTCGTTTGAAGTAAAGTACATGGATGGAGACATTAAACTTCCTAAGaagagaaacaaaataaaagcgTTAGAGGAGAGGATGAATGTGTTATATCATAATGTAGTCGATGTTTTAACGGACCAAAAATTTGATGATATTGTTGCGTTATCGACAGCTCATTACAACATTGGCTTAGAATATGTTACTTCCACGGATACTGACGATTTAAATACTGCCGTAGAGCGTTTTTCAAGATGTATGGTactgttaaaagaaaaaatgtttgacCATAAAGCTATATTGACATCTATAGGTGCACTGAACGAATTGCATTCACTTTGTGAGAAActtgagaaaaagaaagataatgaATTCTTGAATACAGCATTGTCACtatattacacacacacaaagaaGAACGATTATCCTGATCCTATCCATATAGCAAGTCTCATtggtattaaagaaaaagaatcgaaTCCTAGAATTATCTTGAACACTTTGCATCATACAACTTTGCAGAAGTTAGGAAGtcaatatcttaaaaagtCTAAAGATAAGCACGCATTTGTAATATAcatgcatttaatattaaacaccCGACTGACAGACATGGTATCTAACAAAggaaaatttgatgaaaaatgtCTTGATATGGCTTTAACCTTATTTGATATGTCTAGATACTTTCTAGCAAATGATCGTTTCGCTGAGGCCAAAAGTCACATTGCTATTGGAGATTATGTAATACACAGATTTGTTGAAGATATTAAATCGGAAGAGAAAGAAGCACTTCTTGATTTGAATAAAAGTCATAATTATGCCTTAGCCGTTAGTGCTAAATCTTGGGGTTTCTATGGAGTTTCTCTTTTACGATTCTGGATGGAAAAATTTTCACGAAATAAAGGAAACAAATCGTCTGAGATACAAGATCGtatgtcaaaattaaaaataaaatctcaagattcaaacttaatattttctgccttgaaaaagaaattggaaCATCTAACTATTGAGATTACAGAAACATGTATATTGAATCTTGCTGATGCCAAATCGGTTTTCGTAAATACTTTGAGAAAACTTCAAGCAGCAAAGGAATATTTTACTATAGACactaatattgaaaattatgcgAAGTTAACACTTAAAATTTCggatgcatataaatatttagcaGGTTTTAAAGAACAAAGAGATGAACAAATAAAACTACATAAACGGCGAATAGAGTGTTTAGAGGACGTTCGTAAAAAATTTCGTACAGCATTTGAGGACgatagaaaattacaaatctACAAACGAATTTGTTACGAAGTGGTGACTTCATGTTCCACGGTAATGGATTTAATGGTCGAGGAAACATATTACGACGAATCATTTGAAGAACTGTCAATGAAAGGTGATCAATATGTGAAAATAATCgcagaaaatatcaatttttatttaaatacagtttag